In the genome of Ferrimicrobium sp., the window GATAAATGGAGCTGCTTCGCTGGGGATTTGCTCAAGCGCTCAAGGGCACAAGCAGGCCTGTCTCAGCGCCAACTCGCTGCGCTCGCCGGGGTTAGCAATGTGGAAGTAGCACGCATTGAATCCCATCGGGTTC includes:
- a CDS encoding helix-turn-helix domain-containing protein; amino-acid sequence: MTDKWSCFAGDLLKRSRAQAGLSQRQLAALAGVSNVEVARIESHRVQPSIPTLGRLLDVCGSGVELSGRYVDNRVDAITA